One window of the Nicotiana tabacum cultivar K326 chromosome 4, ASM71507v2, whole genome shotgun sequence genome contains the following:
- the LOC107771892 gene encoding wall-associated receptor kinase-like 20, whose product MAATFRRIFTAALLLLMCAAAPALSARRCADCGSSPVPYPLSTGPDCGDQFYKIRCTSTQLLFDTLNNSYPITSISPETQRLTIQPSPFLPNTCITQDISTIGVQLNSSLPFNITSSNTIVFLNCSETLLRSPLNCSSASLCHAYVNGSSSGNGGAVDACRNAPICCTFRAGGSSTSYMIRVRESGCRAYRSFVNLDSSLPVSRWPQPGLELQWVSPPEPVCAAQSDCDSDSTCTPDPNSNGGISRCFCHSGFHWDPIAALCAQDVTCEDSDGCGSDHTALIAGLTSGLGVAVIAAVIAVFVYRRHKRIKDAQDRLAREREDILSSGGVKNAKLFTGKEIRKATNNFSRDRLLGAGGYGEVYKGVLDDGTDVAVKCAKLGNTKGTDQVLNEVRILCQVNHKCLLRILGCCVELEQPLLVYEYVPNGTLSDHLQGPNRKLLTWDCRLSVAHATAEGLAYLHFSAVPPIYHRDVKSSNILLDERLNAKVSDFGLSRLAHADLSHVSTCAQGTLGYLDPEYYRNYQLTDKSDVYSFGVVLLELLTSQKAIDFDRAQDDVNLAVYVQRLVEEERIMDAVDPALKEGASSLQLETMKALGFLAVSCLEERRQNRPSMKEVAEEIEYIISIATAKA is encoded by the exons ATGGCAGCCACTTTCCGGCGCATTTTCACGGCAGCCCTGCTGCTGCTAATGTGCGCCGCCGCCCCTGCACTTTCTGCTCGCCGCTGTGCCGATTGTGGCTCTTCTCCTGTCCCTTATCCTCTTAGTACTGGCCCCGATTGTGGTGACCAATTTTACAAGATACGTTGCACTTCGACCCAACTCTTGTTTGATACTCTCAACAATTCTTATCCCATCACTTCCATTTCCCCTGAGACCCAAAGACTCACCATTCAACCCTCACCGTTCTTGCCCAACACCTGCATCACACAGGATATTTCCACTATTGGGGTTCAGCTGAATTCCTCTCTCCCTTTTAACATCACTAGCAGCAACACCATCGTTTTCCTCAACTGTTCCGAAACTTTGCTGAGGTCACCCCTGAATTGCTCCTCGGCGAGCTTGTGCCACGCTTACGTGAATGGGAGTAGTTCGGGTAATGGTGGAGCGGTTGACGCGTGCCGGAACGCGCCGATTTGCTGTACGTTCAGGGCGGGTGGATCGTCCACGTCGTACATGATTCGGGTCAGGGAATCTGGTTGTCGGGCTTACCGGAGCTTCGTGAACTTGGATTCGTCGTTGCCCGTGAGTAGATGGCCGCAGCCAGGGTTGGAATTGCAGTGGGTTTCGCCGCCGGAGCCAGTTTGTGCGGCTCAGTCCGACTGTGATTCTGACTCGACTTGTACGCCCGACCCGAATTCAAATGGAGGTATCAGCAGATGTTTCTGCCACTCCGGGTTTCATTGGGACCCAATTGCCGCGTTATGCGCCCAAG ATGTGACATGCGAAGATTCTGATGGTTGTGGTAGCGACCACACTGCACTTATAGCAG GTTTGACATCAGGTCTGGGTGTGGCAGTGATTGCTGCTGTAATTGCAGTTTTTGTGTACAGACGTCACAAGCGAATTAAGGATGCCCAAGATCGGCTAGCTCGCGAACGGGAAGATATTCTTAGCTCTGGGGGTGTAAAAAATGCCAAGTTGTTTACAGGCAAAGAAATCAGGAAAGCAACAAACAATTTCTCCAGGGATCGCCTTCTTGgtgcaggtggttatggtgaagTTTACAAAGGTGTACTTGATGATGGTACGGATGTTGCCGTAAAGTGTGCCAAGCTGGGGAATACTAAAGGCACTGATCAAGTTCTCAATGAGGTTAGAATACTTTGTCAGGTTAACCACAAGTGCCTCTTGCGCATTTTAGGCTGTTGTGTTGAGCTTGAACAGCCATTGCTGGTTTACGAGTATGTTCCCAATGGAACTCTCAGTGATCATTTGCAAGGTCCAAATCGTAAACTTCTTACATGGGATTGCAGGCTCAGCGTCGCCCACGCAACTGCAGAGGGACTTGCTTACCTGCACTTCTCTGCAGTTCCTCCCATTTACCATCGCGATGTCAAGTCTAGCAACATTTTGCTCGACGAAAGGTTGAATGCTAAGGTCTCAGACTTTGGCCTTTCACGGTTGGCGCATGCAGACTTGAGTCATGTCTCCACCTGTGCTCAGGGTACCCTTGGTTATCTCGATCCTGAGTATTACAGGAACTATCAATTGACAGACAAGAGCGATGTGTACAGTTTTGGGGTTGTTTTGTTGGAACTCCTGACATCTCAAAAAGCAATAGACTTTGATCGAGCGCAGGATGATGTGAACTTAGCTGTATACGTGCAAAGGTTGGTAGAGGAAGAGAGAATAATGGATGCTGTTGATCCTGCGTTGAAGGAGGGAGCGAGCAGCTTGCAGTTGGAGACGATGAAGGCACTTGGTTTTCTGGCTGTGAGTTGCTTAGAGGAAAGAAGACAAAACAGGCCTTCCATGAAAGAAGTAGCAGAGGAGATTGAATACATTATCAGTATTGCTACTGCAAAAGCGTGA